From Pleurocapsa sp. PCC 7319:
ACCATTCCCACTGCAAAGGCTAACCCGGCTAAACTGATTACGTTAAGGGTGCGACCTAAGATATAGAAAACAATAAAAACTGTAATTAAAGTAGTGGGAATGGCGATCGCAATTACGCCAACGGTCCTTAATGAGCCGAGGAACAAAAGTAAAACTAGGGCAGCGAGAATCGCACCGATAATTAGATTTCCCTGGACAAAAGAAATTGATTCATTGATATAGTCATTTTCATCATAGGGAATATCAAAAGCAATTCCTTCCCCCTCGCGATCAAATCTAGCTTCTAGTTCTCCTAAAGCTTCTCTAATTCCTGCCGATATTTCGGGGACGTTGCCCCCTATCTGACGAATAATTCCTACAGCTACCGCAGGTTCGTTATTGCGTAGCAAGGCTCGGTCTTGGATAGCACGACCCATGCGAGCTTCGGCGACATCTCCTAGATAAACTGTTCCCGATTCATCCCGACGCAAGACAAAGCCTTCTAACTGTTCCACGTCTTGAATGCGACTAACAGTTCTCACTCGATACTCTCTGCGTCCCAATACCAAAGGACCACCACGAATATCCTGATTATTACTACGGAGGGTGCTAGCTACATCTCCAATAGTAAGATTGCGATCGGCTAAGGCTTTAGGATCGACAACTACTTCAACCTCTCTTTCTCTACCCCCAGATACTAAAAACTGTCCCACTCCCCGCACCTGGCGGAAGCGAGGGACAACTACATCATCAACTACATCACGGTAATGATAGTCATCTGCTGTAAAGCCTTCTTTGGGTGTTAAAATTACCCACATCATTGGACTGCTACTACCACTTACCACTTCTACATCAGACTCATCCGCTTCTGTGGGTAGTGCTTCAACTTGCTGTAACTTATTAAGAACATCTACTAAACTGCGATCGATGTCGCTATCCCAGTTAAACTCAACATTAATATTACTGATACCTGCTCGACTGGTACTGGTAATTTCCTGTACTCCCTGCACTTCTTCTAGTCGTTCTTCGATCGGACGAGTAACTAAATCTTCTACTTCCGCTGGACTTGCACCAAGATAGGGAGTAGTAATACTAATTTCAGGGCGATCGCCTCCTGGTTGGAGTTCTAAAGGCAATTGAAATAAAGCGAGGATACCAAATAAGGCTAAAAGACAAAATAAGACCCCTGTGCCGTGTCGCCAACGAACGGCGGTTCTAATTAAACTCATTGTTTTTGTTAATTGCTAATTTTTGATTACTGATTACTGATTACTGATTACTGATTACTGATTACTGAAGCCTCGTTACTTACTTGTTGTTGCCTTGGTGTTCTTTCAGTGAGATTGTCGATACTTAATGCACCAGCACCAGCATAAATAGTCATTAATAATCCACCAATTAGACCAATATTTTTGAGAAAAGAATTCATTTCACCAGGATCGGCAAGGGGATTATGAAATACTAAAGTTGCAGGAATTAAAAACAAAATCAGTAGAATTGAACCAATCTTGACCTTGAAACCAAATAATAAAGAAAGACCACCAATTAATTGAAAAGCAATAGTAAATACTAATAAAACTTCGGGAATTGGTAAACCCTGACCTGCCATCATTTCAGTAGTACCGCTAAAGCCTAAAATTTTGCCAATTCCTGCTTTAAGAAAAATCGAGCAAAGACAAATACGTGCTGCTAAAGGAATATATTTCATTTGATAATCAACTCCTAATTACAAGATGGTAATTTTGAATTTTTTCTAAAAAATAATTGTTTACTATATAACTATTTTAAAATTCTTAATTAAGTAAAACTTTCTTGAGATAGTAGAGTGTATGACCTTCAGGAAAGTCTTCAAGTTCACCATAAACTTTGTAACCCAGCTTTTTGTAAAAAGGCAAAGCTTGAAAATCAAATGTACAAAGTCTGACCCGTTTAATTCCTTTATTTATGGCTTTTTGTTCGACAAATTTAATTAAATATTGTCCGATTCCTTGTTTTCGATAGTTTGCATCTACCCAAATTCTATCTATATATAACCATCTAGCCCAATCAATATAGCTAACTAAACCACCAACTAGTTTTTGTGGTTTAATTTCGGCATAAATTTCTATAAAAGTAGGTGGATCGGTTTTCAAGCGATCGCATTCGACGACTTTTTCAGATTGGGCTTGATTAAATTCAAATAGTTTATTATTGATGAATTCGCGTCTTTCTTCGCTGTTAGTATCGTTGAAAATAATATTGTCTTTGTCTGATTTTATAAACATTTGTTTTGTTTGAATTAATCATTGGAGTATTTATATTGAGCGATCGCACTTTAAATTCATAATAAATTTCGTTTTAGTCTTTTTCATATAGAGATTAATTTAGATTTCAATTAGTCAAAGTTCCTTGTCTGCTTTTAACTCTTCTGCGATCGCACGAAGATTAATTTCGGTAATACGTGGTAGCAGTAAAGTATCGTACTTGAGGTCAAAGCGATCTTTGATGGACGCTTCAATCTCAGTTGATTCTTTGTCTGACAATTCAGCATCATCTACTAGTGACGTTTCAACTTGAGTCCGTACATATGTAATGTATGCCATAGTTTGGTCAATTAAGTTTTCTGGTGTCCCAGGTTCACCATGTCCTGGGTAAGCTTTTACAATTTCTTTTTCCTCTAGTAACTCTCGCATCTCTTTCAACCGAGCTAAATAGTTAGCACTGGTACCGCCTCTTAGTGAAGGGGTGCGTCGATCGGGAGCAAAATCACCAACCAATGCGATGTTATGTTCTGGTAAAATCCAAACAGTAGATGAAGGGGAGTCTACATTTTCCATGACCCTAGCTTCAAAAGTGACACCGCCAATTTCAAAGCGATGAGGCTTCGCCTCGGCTGCGCGATCGCCATTTTCTACGATACGATTAGGTAAAGGGATATCTTCTGGGTTAGGAAAATCATTACCGTATATTTCTTTTAAATCCGTTAAAGGTCTTCCTCCATTGCCATTTTTCATTTCATCATATGTTCCTTGGGAAGCATAGATAGATAGATCGTTAACTGCGACCTCAGCTAGAATAGGTAGTCCTGCAAAGTGGTCTGCATGAGGATGAGTAAGCAATACTGCAATTACAGACTTGCCTGTATTATTTTGAATCTCGTTACGAAGATAGTTTGCTTGTGAAAGAAAAAGTTGGGCATCGACAACAATAATACCTTCAGCAGTTTCAATCCAGTAAGAGTTGACTTGAGCAAAATTCGGCGAAGAATAACGTCTAATTGTCAAGTCATCATAACTATCCTGAGCTAGTACCAATCCTTGAGAATCCTTACTAATTGTGATGAAAAGCCAGTTGTAATACAAAAGTAAGATAAGACTTGTACTAATTAAGCTTATCAGAATCCTTTTTAAAGAAAAAATATGGTGCATGCGATCGCTAGTCAATTGTTTGATGACTGTTGTTTTGTTTGAATTTTTTGAGTGCGTTTAAGTCTTAACCAAGCATCTACAGAAATGCGATCAAAACCAACTCCGGCTAAAAGAATAAATAAGACAATGTTGTAAATTAGTTGACTGCCAGCCGTATCCCAGTTTTGAATAATAGTAACGCCGTACATTAAAATAGCCATCAAGATAAAACAGGCGATTAACGCACCCCGTGTAAACAAACCGATAGTTATTAGCGCACCCACTATTAATTCTACTGGTGGTACTAAAGCTGCATTAATTCTCACCAAAAATTCAGGAATCCAAGAATCTTGCATGGTATTGACCATTGAATCCATAAAGGCAGGAATGTTGAAAATTCTGGTTGCCCCATGATTGAAATAATTAATTCCAACAACTATTCTCAATAAAGTATAGGCAGCAACAATATCTCTCGTTCTTAAACCTAGATTAGTTTTATGTTTAGTGTGGGTTTTGTCTTCGAGCATAATATTGAATTAGTCAGAGTATATTTATAATTTACTCGTTACTTACTACCTGAACTGCAGCACTATCTGTTAGTCCATCTCCTCCTGTAACTACAATATTTTGCCCCTCTTGTAATTCAGGATTAGCAATAACTACATCGTTACCAAAATCTGCAACCATTTCTACATCTATCTGCTGTGCCTGGTTATTATCGACTGCAAACAACAACCATTCATCTCCCCGTCTGGTTAAAGCATCGCGAGGCACGATAAAAGTATCTACATTTTCAACTGGCATAGCTAGATTTGCTTGAATTGCCATTCCTGGTAATAATCCCTGGGGTGGATTATCTAAACTGACTCTCACTAACTGACGGCGTGAAGCTGTATTAGCTGTAGGGATTACTGCGGTGATTTCTGTCTCTTGTTGCCAATTAGGTAATGCTCTAGCATTTAAATTTACCGTCATTCCTGGTGCGATTTGTCCGCTTAAGCTTTCGGGAATTTCTAAAAAGATATCCAAAGAGCGATCGCTCACTAGAGTTAAGACAGGATCGCTGACTTCGACATAATCACCAGGATCGACATCCCTGGACTGGACAATTCCTGAAAATGCTGCTTTGATTTCTGTGCGCTGCATTCCCAACTGTCCTTGTTCTACAGCTGCTTCGGCTGCACCCACTAATCCTTGCTGTGCGTCAATTTCTTCTTGAGTAGGTCCTGCTTGTGCTTCTGCCAAAAGAGCTTCTACACGGAATTTCTCACTAGTGGCAGCATCTGCTTCTGCTCTTGCTTCTACTAATGCTCTGCGTGATAATGCCCCTTCATCAGTTAGACTAGAAACCCTTGCTAAATTATCTTGTGCTTCTAATTCTCTGGCTCTAGCTGAATTCAATTCAGCTTGTCTTTGGGCAATAATTTCTGGGCGAGTGCCCACTTCCAACCTTGCCAAATTACCTTTTTCTTGTGCCAACCTTGCCTGGGCTTCTGCTAAAGCTAATCTGGGATCGGCATCGTCAAGAATTGCTACCGTCATTCCTGGAGTTACGCGATCGCCTTCTCTAACGAATACTTGTTTTACCGTACCATCAATTTGGGGACTTAAAGTCGCGCGTTCTCCTGCTTCTACTTGTCCCAATAATCTAACCTGCCTATTACCCGAACCTGAGGTTAAAGAGATGGTAGTTACTGGTCTAGGAGGTATTGTTTGAGTAGTAGTTTGAGTTGTTGATAATTTAGAAGAAGTCAATACTTGCCATGAAGCTGCACTTCCCCCCAAAATTAGGATTGCGATCAACCATCCCGATAACTTATTTTTGTTTTTGCTTACTTTGGGGTGTTTTTCTGTTGGTGGCTTTTTTAGCTTAGGCTCTAATTCAGGGGACTGTTGGGCAGGGATGTCAATTGATTTCATGACTTTTAAGCTTACTTAGTATTGTTTCGATGATTGCAATCTTTATTAATTTTTCATAATTTTAATTTCTAAATGTGACACAAAAATGTCAACCTCTTTGTCCGGGGTGAATTACTTGGCGAATATTAGTCTGTCCACCTTTCAATGATGGGTAGTGGTGAACAGAAGAAACAGTAAAAGATGATATTAAGCGGTAATTTACTTTTTTTGTACGAAGTCACAGGAACGGGCGGAAACGTTCGGGAAACCCGAGCTTGCATCCCGCAAAGCTCCGACCTCAATGATTTGAGAACCGCTATACTGTTATAAGCTCAATTTAAAAAACTACGAAATAAATCTAAGATATCAAATAAATGATAACCAAAAATAAAAGATACTACACCTAATAAAAACCAAATAGTATTGGATGACCAGCTATTAGTATTTGTAAAGACATTAGATTGAGATGTAGAAACTTTAGATTGTGAAATTAATCTTTTATTAATTGCTTCTAAATCAAGTTTCATCTCCATTAATGATGTGTGAAGCGTAACTAATTCTTTATCTATATCATCAAATCGTTGGTAGATATCTTTTTCAGAAGACATAGTCAAAGCGTTGCTATCTAACTGTTTTCAAGATTATTTTGATTAAAATGCCAAGTATTATTCTTAAAATAAGGGTAACATAAAAACAATTACTATCTTTAAATTACTTTTACACTACATATAGATCAAAATAAGCACATAATAGTTTTTATAGTATCAAAATAACTATTATGTGTTTGAAGAAATAAATAAATTTAGTCTCATTTGATTACTTAACAAAATAACTATTATCAAAATATTAGTCTCAAAAATATTAGTAATTTTCTATCATCTTTTTTTTGGTTAAAAACAACTTTCAATTCTGGATGTGGAGGATTGACCTAATAGTTTACTCGACAAGCATTGATCGAAGAAAAAGTTTTTATTACAGGCGTTCTATTTTTTTGTCCGAGGTGAATTACTTGGCGAATATTAGTCTGTTTACATTTAACCATAAAGACATTGAGCCGTTATTAATGAACTTTTGTATCATCAAATACATAATGTATCCAGCTCAAATTAGTATTAGTTATAATAAAAGTGTAGTTAAGTAATAGTACTTAACTTGATTAAGTATTATCTGCTCTCATCATCAGGTATTAAGGAATTGAAATTTAAGACCTTACAAAGACTTGATCGTTAAAGAGCAGCACTAACAGAAAGCGAAATTCGACTAAATTAACACGCTCCCGCAGAATTCAATACTTTCCATCAAGTTCTGGGATAACTCTATCGATGTCAAGGCTAACTTTTGCTAGTTTGTTTCTGACAAGAGTTGTTACGCTACAACAATGCCAGAATAAGCGATATTCAAGAATTTATTGTTAAACGATAAATCAGGGTAGGGACTTGAAGTGATGAAGATTGGAAGTGTGGAGTCAGTGTTATCAGGCTGAGAAGAATTGGCTACTAGTTAGGACAAGAAGATAAATTGAATAGCATTGATCTCAAAACTGAATCCTGTCCAAGTTATGGGAACAGACCATCATGCCAATTTATAGATTGTTAGGGATTTATCGTAACCAAAGCTTCTCTGCTATCAAGAACAGGAGAAGAAATCATGAAAAATACAACTGAAACAATTACTACCAGCACAGATCGAGATGCTGATGGCACTATCGATTCTCTTTATTCGACTACCAACAAATACGATAAGAAAGGGACTTTACGCTCTAGCGTTTCCGAATCCGATTACGATGCCGATGGTATCATCGATTCACGCTATTCTAGCACTTACGATAAGAGAGGAAATCAACTAACTAGTCTTTCTGAACGCGATAGGAACGACGATGGTACAATCGATTCTCGTTATTCCACCATCAACAAATACGATAAGAAAGGAAATTTACGCTCTAGCATTTCCGAATCCGATCAAGATGGAGATGGCACTATCGATTCTCGTTCTTCTACTACTTACACTTACGACAGGAGAGGAAATCAATTAACTAGTCTTTCCGAATCTGATCGAGATGGAGATGGCACCATCGATTCTCTTTATTCGACTACCAACAAATACGATAAGAAAGGGACTTTACGCTCTAGCGTTTCCGAATCCGATTACGATGCCGATGGTATTATCGATTCACGCTATTCTAGCACTTACGATAAGAGAGGAAATCAACTAACTAGCCTTTCTGAATCCGATAGGAACGACGATGGCACCATCGATTCTCTTTATTCCACCACTAACAAATACGAT
This genomic window contains:
- a CDS encoding DoxX family protein → MKYIPLAARICLCSIFLKAGIGKILGFSGTTEMMAGQGLPIPEVLLVFTIAFQLIGGLSLLFGFKVKIGSILLILFLIPATLVFHNPLADPGEMNSFLKNIGLIGGLLMTIYAGAGALSIDNLTERTPRQQQVSNEASVISNQ
- a CDS encoding N-acetyltransferase gives rise to the protein MFIKSDKDNIIFNDTNSEERREFINNKLFEFNQAQSEKVVECDRLKTDPPTFIEIYAEIKPQKLVGGLVSYIDWARWLYIDRIWVDANYRKQGIGQYLIKFVEQKAINKGIKRVRLCTFDFQALPFYKKLGYKVYGELEDFPEGHTLYYLKKVLLN
- a CDS encoding MBL fold metallo-hydrolase, translated to MVLAQDSYDDLTIRRYSSPNFAQVNSYWIETAEGIIVVDAQLFLSQANYLRNEIQNNTGKSVIAVLLTHPHADHFAGLPILAEVAVNDLSIYASQGTYDEMKNGNGGRPLTDLKEIYGNDFPNPEDIPLPNRIVENGDRAAEAKPHRFEIGGVTFEARVMENVDSPSSTVWILPEHNIALVGDFAPDRRTPSLRGGTSANYLARLKEMRELLEEKEIVKAYPGHGEPGTPENLIDQTMAYITYVRTQVETSLVDDAELSDKESTEIEASIKDRFDLKYDTLLLPRITEINLRAIAEELKADKEL
- a CDS encoding DoxX family protein; this encodes MLEDKTHTKHKTNLGLRTRDIVAAYTLLRIVVGINYFNHGATRIFNIPAFMDSMVNTMQDSWIPEFLVRINAALVPPVELIVGALITIGLFTRGALIACFILMAILMYGVTIIQNWDTAGSQLIYNIVLFILLAGVGFDRISVDAWLRLKRTQKIQTKQQSSNN
- a CDS encoding efflux RND transporter periplasmic adaptor subunit — its product is MKSIDIPAQQSPELEPKLKKPPTEKHPKVSKNKNKLSGWLIAILILGGSAASWQVLTSSKLSTTQTTTQTIPPRPVTTISLTSGSGNRQVRLLGQVEAGERATLSPQIDGTVKQVFVREGDRVTPGMTVAILDDADPRLALAEAQARLAQEKGNLARLEVGTRPEIIAQRQAELNSARARELEAQDNLARVSSLTDEGALSRRALVEARAEADAATSEKFRVEALLAEAQAGPTQEEIDAQQGLVGAAEAAVEQGQLGMQRTEIKAAFSGIVQSRDVDPGDYVEVSDPVLTLVSDRSLDIFLEIPESLSGQIAPGMTVNLNARALPNWQQETEITAVIPTANTASRRQLVRVSLDNPPQGLLPGMAIQANLAMPVENVDTFIVPRDALTRRGDEWLLFAVDNNQAQQIDVEMVADFGNDVVIANPELQEGQNIVVTGGDGLTDSAAVQVVSNE